A stretch of the Thermofilum adornatum genome encodes the following:
- a CDS encoding energy-coupling factor ABC transporter ATP-binding protein: protein MREKLVYLRDVSYRYPDSETQTLKNINFDGYRDEIILLIGPSGCGKSTLARIFNGLIPNFYGGQLQGEIDIAGYDPRKTPTAKFAKTVGFVFQNPENQLFFNTVERELAFGLENLGVPPAEIRKKIDQVLREYGIEDLRQRSPFELSSGQQQKVALASVMIMEPQILILDEPTANLDPLSALKMLGLIAKKTREHRMLTILIEHRLEIALQFATRVVVMNEGQIIADGPPLETVLKTDYIVGVPPMVQLSKKLQSSGFPVNIDKLVPEAMALEIIRKLSKGGLDERKRREDNRDR from the coding sequence ATGAGAGAAAAGCTCGTCTATCTAAGGGACGTAAGCTACCGCTACCCAGACTCAGAGACTCAAACCCTGAAAAACATCAACTTCGATGGATACAGAGATGAAATCATACTATTAATTGGCCCGAGCGGTTGTGGCAAAAGTACACTTGCTAGAATATTTAACGGGCTTATTCCAAACTTCTATGGGGGCCAGCTTCAAGGCGAAATAGATATAGCAGGCTATGACCCGAGAAAAACCCCTACAGCTAAATTCGCGAAAACCGTTGGCTTTGTCTTTCAGAACCCAGAAAACCAGCTATTCTTCAACACAGTGGAGCGTGAACTAGCTTTTGGGCTTGAAAACCTCGGTGTGCCGCCAGCCGAGATAAGAAAAAAGATAGACCAGGTTCTGAGGGAGTATGGAATCGAAGATCTACGTCAAAGGTCGCCATTTGAGCTTAGCAGTGGGCAACAACAGAAAGTTGCATTGGCCTCGGTAATGATTATGGAGCCACAGATACTTATTCTAGACGAGCCTACAGCAAACCTTGATCCCTTATCCGCGCTAAAGATGCTTGGACTTATAGCAAAAAAGACAAGGGAACACAGGATGCTCACGATACTTATCGAGCACAGGCTCGAAATAGCACTACAGTTCGCAACCCGGGTCGTCGTGATGAACGAGGGACAAATAATAGCTGACGGTCCGCCTCTTGAAACAGTACTCAAGACTGACTACATCGTGGGGGTGCCGCCCATGGTTCAACTGTCCAAGAAGTTGCAAAGTAGCGGTTTCCCCGTAAATATTGATAAACTTGTTCCAGAAGCTATGGCTCTAGAAATTATCCGTAAATTGTCTAAAGGTGGCTTGGATGAGCGAAAGCGAAGAGAAGATAATAGAGATAGATAA
- a CDS encoding tRNA (cytidine(56)-2'-O)-methyltransferase, whose amino-acid sequence MWCPSLNRKVYVLRIGHRPVRDHRVTTHVGLVARAFGADGIFLERHVEESIIKSLEKVVETWGGPFEIVKTVNPRHTVREWKRNGGIVVHLTMYGENISDELLNLILFQNKDILVVVGGEKVPSWLYYESDYNIAIGNQPHSEVAALAIFLDRLFKGKELTREFHDAKLVVIPQKRGKKVVKKE is encoded by the coding sequence ATGTGGTGCCCGTCCTTAAACAGAAAAGTCTACGTGCTTAGGATAGGCCATAGACCTGTAAGAGACCACAGAGTAACAACCCACGTTGGGCTAGTTGCAAGGGCTTTCGGGGCAGACGGCATATTTTTAGAGAGACACGTCGAGGAGAGCATAATAAAGTCCCTCGAAAAAGTTGTAGAGACCTGGGGCGGACCCTTCGAGATAGTGAAAACGGTGAATCCTAGACATACAGTGAGAGAGTGGAAAAGAAACGGCGGAATTGTTGTACACCTGACAATGTATGGTGAAAACATTTCTGATGAATTGCTAAACCTTATATTGTTCCAAAACAAAGATATATTAGTGGTTGTGGGGGGCGAGAAAGTGCCGTCATGGCTCTACTACGAATCCGACTATAACATTGCAATAGGCAATCAGCCTCACAGCGAAGTTGCAGCCCTAGCGATCTTTCTGGACAGGCTTTTCAAGGGAAAAGAGCTTACAAGAGAGTTCCACGACGCAAAACTAGTTGTTATCCCCCAGAAGAGAGGCAAAAAAGTGGTGAAAAAAGAATGA
- the hflX gene encoding GTPase HflX: MSDRKASDKNSVVIAGRINSPGDLALFRELRELANAAGYIIVGEIIQKRKREDPKYNIGRGKISELKKLVEDKKPLKIIFLNNLKPSQAYNLAKELGIEVIDRYELILEIFAKRAGSKESLLQIELAKLKRELSFAKEYINLSKRGELHGFLGGGKYAVDSYYTYISSRITKIEEELDKIRKIKNMRYNKRVEVGLYTVSLAGYTGAGKTTLFNTLTNEKGYVDGKPFATLSTLSRKVKLQGYPVIITDTIGFIDSLPESLLDAFYTTLRETIISDVILLVVDLTDPIPEIRRKLSTSIDTLLSLGINISKVLVVGNKIDKATGEELREKEKLLQNTGLEYVLVSATKRIGIHSLVEKVVEMLPDKLREKIIISEDQSRDLLEEILEKCKVISFTGLADRRLLLEIEGRRPIISKIKARSNNPQDALSARAL, encoded by the coding sequence ATGTCTGATAGAAAAGCTTCTGACAAAAATTCAGTAGTTATCGCTGGAAGAATAAATTCGCCAGGCGATTTAGCACTTTTTAGAGAACTAAGGGAACTAGCAAATGCGGCCGGCTACATTATTGTCGGTGAAATTATCCAGAAGAGAAAACGTGAGGACCCAAAATACAACATTGGCAGGGGAAAAATATCTGAACTAAAGAAGCTCGTGGAAGACAAGAAACCCCTCAAGATAATTTTTCTGAACAATCTAAAGCCCAGCCAGGCATACAATTTAGCCAAAGAGCTTGGCATAGAGGTAATAGACAGATATGAACTTATTCTTGAAATCTTCGCTAAAAGAGCAGGCAGCAAGGAATCATTACTCCAGATCGAGCTAGCAAAACTAAAGAGGGAACTTAGCTTCGCAAAGGAATATATCAATTTGTCTAAAAGAGGAGAACTACACGGCTTCCTAGGAGGCGGAAAATACGCAGTCGACTCGTACTACACCTATATTTCTTCGAGGATTACAAAGATAGAGGAAGAGCTAGACAAGATTAGGAAAATAAAGAACATGAGATATAACAAGAGAGTCGAAGTGGGTCTTTACACTGTATCTCTAGCGGGGTATACGGGGGCAGGCAAAACAACTCTCTTTAATACTCTCACAAACGAGAAAGGCTATGTAGATGGAAAACCATTCGCTACACTATCTACTCTTTCTAGAAAGGTGAAGCTACAAGGCTATCCAGTCATAATCACGGACACAATAGGCTTTATTGACAGTCTGCCGGAAAGCCTCCTCGACGCTTTTTATACGACTCTCAGAGAGACAATTATTTCCGACGTAATATTACTTGTCGTCGACTTAACGGATCCTATTCCGGAAATCAGGCGAAAGCTTTCTACAAGTATAGATACGTTGCTTAGCCTCGGCATCAACATTTCTAAGGTTTTAGTCGTGGGAAACAAGATAGACAAGGCTACAGGAGAAGAACTCCGGGAAAAGGAAAAACTGCTACAAAATACAGGGCTTGAATACGTGCTTGTCTCTGCGACAAAAAGGATAGGGATACACAGTCTTGTGGAAAAAGTTGTGGAGATGCTTCCAGACAAGCTCCGCGAAAAAATCATAATCAGTGAAGATCAATCACGAGACCTACTTGAAGAAATACTTGAAAAATGTAAGGTAATTAGTTTCACGGGACTAGCAGATAGAAGACTTTTACTAGAGATAGAAGGAAGGCGCCCCATAATCTCAAAAATAAAGGCGAGGAGCAACAACCCTCAGGACGCCTTAAGTGCTCGCGCCTTATAA
- a CDS encoding energy-coupling factor ABC transporter ATP-binding protein, giving the protein MSESEEKIIEIDNVYYEYPEGIQALRGVTNYVLRGEIVAIMGENGAGKTTLIKHFNGLLKPTRGRIKVKDKDTRETSVAELSRIVGIVFQNPDHQLFAETVFDEVAFPLRNFGFPEDAIENRVKWALNILELYQYRDNSPFMLSVGERKRLAIASVLAYDPEVIVLDEPTAGQDYLQKEKISEIIKLLKLMGKTIVLVTHDVEFVTMYVQRIIVMSQGKIIAEGPPHRVLTDYNVIRRGNLLPPQLVRISRALYGKSLLDRYDYLSVEDLSREIISKMRETNGGTSSI; this is encoded by the coding sequence ATGAGCGAAAGCGAAGAGAAGATAATAGAGATAGATAACGTTTACTACGAGTATCCAGAAGGCATACAGGCGCTCAGAGGCGTAACAAACTATGTGCTAAGGGGAGAAATTGTAGCAATCATGGGTGAAAACGGTGCAGGAAAAACAACATTAATCAAGCATTTCAACGGACTGCTTAAGCCTACGCGTGGTAGAATAAAGGTAAAAGATAAAGACACACGGGAGACAAGCGTCGCTGAATTGTCTAGAATAGTGGGGATTGTTTTCCAGAATCCTGACCATCAACTCTTCGCCGAGACTGTTTTCGACGAGGTTGCCTTTCCTTTAAGAAACTTTGGATTCCCAGAGGACGCAATCGAGAACAGAGTAAAATGGGCACTGAACATTCTAGAGCTCTACCAGTACCGTGATAATAGCCCGTTCATGTTGAGCGTTGGAGAGAGGAAGAGACTGGCGATAGCCTCTGTATTAGCTTATGATCCAGAAGTCATCGTGCTAGATGAGCCCACAGCTGGACAAGACTATCTACAAAAAGAGAAGATTTCCGAGATAATTAAGCTACTAAAGCTAATGGGCAAGACCATTGTTCTCGTAACGCATGACGTCGAGTTCGTGACGATGTACGTTCAGAGAATAATTGTTATGTCGCAGGGAAAAATAATTGCCGAAGGCCCCCCGCATCGAGTCCTGACAGACTACAACGTTATTAGGAGAGGTAATCTTCTCCCACCTCAATTAGTGAGGATATCGAGAGCTCTTTATGGGAAATCACTGCTGGATAGATATGATTATTTGTCGGTGGAAGACTTGTCTCGGGAAATCATCTCAAAAATGAGGGAGACAAATGGAGGCACTTCGAGCATTTAA
- a CDS encoding PUA domain-containing protein: MKSETREKPNGWDIKVIKTLLSYLYGYIFEEDSLRSRVMVSRSRKTGRLKEIYLDNVLFATIRLSDGFLVPTLHGWELLVSQGKKYFVEVPEDVASFIAEGKTVFSKHVTGVYEETLPGDEVVITSKSNSGIKVYGSGKAVLPASSMGKIKRGKAVKTRHGKKQ; the protein is encoded by the coding sequence ATGAAGTCTGAGACAAGGGAAAAACCAAACGGGTGGGATATAAAGGTAATAAAGACACTCCTAAGCTATCTCTATGGTTACATATTTGAAGAAGACTCTTTGCGTTCCAGGGTTATGGTTTCTAGATCACGGAAGACTGGGAGGCTGAAAGAAATCTACCTTGATAATGTTCTTTTCGCCACTATCAGGCTGTCCGATGGTTTTCTTGTGCCTACGTTACATGGATGGGAACTCTTAGTGAGTCAAGGAAAAAAGTACTTTGTAGAGGTTCCGGAAGATGTGGCATCGTTTATTGCTGAGGGAAAAACGGTTTTTTCTAAGCATGTAACAGGCGTATACGAGGAGACTCTTCCAGGCGATGAAGTCGTCATAACATCCAAGTCAAATTCTGGGATCAAAGTTTACGGGAGCGGTAAAGCAGTTCTGCCGGCTTCTTCTATGGGAAAAATAAAGAGAGGAAAAGCTGTAAAGACAAGACATGGGAAAAAACAATAA
- a CDS encoding DUF1512 domain-containing protein: MDGSSFDLVLWLIILTLFSYLSQEMQILRAISEIETYIAFFKSTRDKAVNVLVSQFKRYSGDGSKEFEAQLERRLSSLIETYIIFPVDLDPFGIVKKIKHVLRTGEERIEKEVAALARNASPADVQNLANLVEVARELNIIYKLVNHYYLIARKFKSLWLILQLNAQMPFVLEEVKAVEGALESFSKGLPIGDSAGPFVASLLVRRYKGTYIEPVKDTYVSKINVENRNVYVVRAKGPGGTTGRLEEAVAWVLSREKASLMISIDAALKYEGEESGLVAHGFGIAMGGVGVERFEIEELAAKHGIPTYAVLIKMSEAEALSTMTEKVYRGTLQAVDIVTDLIRQYPENSTIIVLGVGNTLGVPA, from the coding sequence ATGGATGGTAGCTCGTTTGACTTGGTGCTTTGGCTGATAATATTGACTTTGTTTTCTTACTTGTCGCAGGAGATGCAGATTCTTAGAGCTATAAGTGAGATTGAGACCTACATAGCGTTTTTTAAGAGTACTAGGGATAAGGCTGTGAATGTCCTTGTTTCGCAGTTTAAGAGGTATAGTGGTGATGGCTCGAAGGAGTTTGAGGCGCAACTTGAGAGGAGGCTGTCCTCGCTTATAGAGACCTATATTATTTTTCCGGTAGACCTGGATCCGTTTGGTATCGTGAAGAAGATAAAGCATGTATTGAGGACTGGCGAGGAGAGGATCGAGAAGGAGGTTGCTGCTTTAGCCAGGAATGCGTCTCCGGCGGATGTTCAGAACCTGGCTAATCTCGTGGAGGTTGCTAGGGAGTTGAACATAATTTACAAGCTTGTTAATCACTATTACCTGATAGCTAGGAAGTTTAAGAGTCTATGGCTTATTCTCCAGCTGAATGCACAGATGCCCTTTGTGCTCGAGGAGGTGAAGGCTGTAGAGGGCGCCTTGGAGTCCTTTTCGAAGGGTTTGCCTATAGGCGACTCTGCTGGCCCCTTTGTGGCGTCGCTTCTTGTTAGGCGGTACAAGGGGACATATATCGAGCCCGTTAAGGACACATATGTGTCAAAGATTAATGTAGAGAACAGGAATGTCTACGTGGTGAGGGCTAAGGGTCCAGGAGGCACCACTGGCAGACTTGAAGAAGCAGTTGCCTGGGTTCTGTCGCGGGAAAAAGCCTCCTTAATGATCTCTATTGACGCCGCGTTGAAGTATGAGGGCGAGGAGTCCGGCTTAGTTGCCCACGGCTTTGGTATAGCTATGGGCGGCGTTGGTGTGGAGAGGTTTGAGATTGAAGAGTTGGCGGCGAAGCATGGTATACCCACCTATGCTGTCCTGATAAAGATGTCTGAAGCAGAAGCTCTTTCAACAATGACAGAGAAGGTTTACAGGGGAACCTTGCAGGCAGTTGACATAGTTACCGATCTTATTAGACAATACCCTGAGAATTCAACGATTATAGTGCTTGGGGTTGGCAACACTTTGGGCGTGCCCGCATAG
- a CDS encoding multiprotein bridging factor aMBF1, producing the protein MAKCELCGRELQGLAYRIRLEGAELIVCPACARGKTIVGTINFSRTQPPRQIKTAPKPKKPVEVEQTIVENYGDIIRNAREKMGLTRDMLAAMVGEKESIIRRIEAGQLEPTIELARKLEKVLKIKLVEEIIDYEMESGDLKNYDITLGDIAEFKD; encoded by the coding sequence ATGGCTAAGTGTGAGCTATGCGGAAGGGAGCTGCAAGGTTTAGCATATAGGATCCGTCTCGAAGGGGCAGAGCTAATCGTATGTCCTGCATGTGCGAGAGGAAAAACAATTGTAGGTACTATTAATTTTTCAAGGACGCAGCCACCAAGACAAATTAAAACTGCACCTAAGCCTAAGAAACCTGTAGAGGTTGAACAAACAATAGTAGAAAACTATGGTGACATCATTAGGAATGCTCGTGAAAAAATGGGTCTCACACGTGACATGCTAGCGGCCATGGTTGGTGAAAAAGAGTCAATTATAAGAAGGATAGAGGCGGGGCAACTTGAGCCAACAATTGAACTTGCAAGGAAACTCGAGAAGGTGCTGAAAATCAAGCTTGTAGAGGAAATAATCGACTACGAAATGGAGAGTGGAGACCTGAAAAACTACGATATTACTCTCGGGGACATAGCGGAGTTTAAGGACTAG
- a CDS encoding sigma factor-like helix-turn-helix DNA-binding protein, protein MAGYDLKEIISNLTDTEKRIIETYIQKGGSAKEIASMLNVSERTVYKALYKYRKAALEMGIDPSNFYLRKTVVSSAPQKQSISPDVIEEMKEQLLAEITRIIEESIQKSLRGVLEEILSEQKASLSLRKDEPKNMALQESQLEYVFLRLSETLEKLNANIEKLNQKIDKLDVPRQSSGNSSAWSQETYTVETSLPSFVQGNPWIDILSRPRVP, encoded by the coding sequence ATGGCTGGTTATGACCTTAAGGAGATAATTTCCAACCTAACAGATACGGAGAAAAGGATAATTGAGACATACATCCAGAAGGGTGGATCAGCAAAAGAGATCGCTAGCATGCTTAATGTTTCAGAGAGAACAGTATATAAGGCCCTCTACAAGTACAGGAAAGCCGCTCTCGAAATGGGAATTGATCCATCAAACTTCTATTTGAGGAAAACCGTTGTCTCAAGTGCCCCACAAAAACAGTCAATATCGCCAGACGTCATAGAAGAGATGAAAGAACAATTACTAGCAGAGATCACCAGGATAATTGAGGAGAGTATTCAAAAATCGCTTAGGGGCGTTCTCGAAGAGATTCTCTCGGAACAAAAAGCGTCCCTATCACTGAGAAAAGATGAACCAAAGAACATGGCTTTGCAGGAAAGCCAGCTAGAATATGTTTTCCTAAGACTATCAGAGACCCTTGAAAAACTAAATGCAAACATTGAGAAACTCAACCAGAAGATAGATAAATTAGACGTTCCTAGACAATCCAGTGGCAATTCTAGCGCATGGAGCCAGGAAACATACACAGTTGAAACCTCGCTACCAAGTTTTGTTCAGGGAAATCCTTGGATCGATATACTGTCCCGCCCAAGAGTTCCCTAA
- the tes gene encoding tetraether lipid synthase Tes, with protein MAQKNVSVEEEFHINYSRIANLGIEEISKIAEEARAKLFPKPGVDYKIYLSKRPPLREGEELITYTQSACPECNSLLTAAVFKRDGKVWIRKVCPEHGEFEELYFGSVEMYERYRKYQVDGRGNIIAHLPVTAPCPYNCGVCTRHRSHAALINVVLTNRCDLSCFYCFFYAKKSGYVYEPSLEHLRYMFRQARLTEPVKPPAIQLTGGEPTLREDLLDIIRIAKEEGFTHIQLNTNGIRLAFDPDLAVKVRQAGVNTVYMSFDGVSPFTNPKNHWEVPYALDNLRKAKLGVVLVPTVIKHYNLSEVGKIIEFGLQNNDIVRGVNFQPVSIVGRMPRKERDKERVTIPDVIKKIEEQTNGQIREEDWYPVPSVAPISRFVEALTGKPQLTLTTHFACGAATYVFQDDGEIIPITRFVHVDEFFDYLDKKAEELEKGKNKYIVMLDLLVNLRKFVDMSKAPRRLREGNKLVKMFYKIFARHDYSSLGEFHYNALFLGMMHFQDLYNHDVARVMRCDIHYIMPDGRQVPFCSFNVIPDLYRDRAQKAFSYSFEEWEKITGKKLIADHYKRNIKKLISGEPYKRHYSKLIDIDSIPYEQHVLASQRFGIPVIEE; from the coding sequence ATGGCACAGAAAAATGTCTCTGTTGAAGAGGAATTCCATATTAATTATTCTCGAATAGCTAACCTGGGTATAGAAGAAATATCCAAAATCGCAGAGGAGGCCCGAGCCAAACTGTTCCCGAAGCCAGGAGTAGACTACAAGATTTACTTGTCTAAGAGGCCACCGCTAAGGGAAGGCGAAGAACTAATCACCTATACTCAGTCAGCCTGTCCAGAATGCAACTCGTTGCTTACAGCGGCTGTTTTCAAGAGAGATGGAAAGGTCTGGATCAGAAAGGTTTGCCCCGAGCATGGAGAATTCGAGGAGCTCTATTTTGGAAGCGTAGAGATGTATGAACGATACAGGAAGTATCAGGTAGACGGCAGGGGAAACATTATTGCCCATTTACCTGTTACAGCGCCATGCCCCTATAACTGTGGAGTTTGTACGCGTCACCGTTCACACGCAGCGCTAATCAACGTTGTACTAACTAATAGGTGCGACCTAAGCTGTTTCTACTGTTTCTTCTATGCCAAAAAGTCGGGCTATGTTTATGAGCCGTCCCTTGAACACTTACGCTACATGTTCAGGCAGGCCAGGCTAACCGAACCAGTCAAGCCCCCGGCTATCCAGCTAACAGGAGGAGAACCTACCCTGAGAGAGGATCTCCTAGACATAATTAGGATAGCCAAGGAAGAGGGATTTACACATATACAGCTAAACACGAACGGGATTAGGCTTGCCTTTGACCCAGATCTAGCTGTTAAAGTCAGACAGGCTGGAGTAAACACTGTTTATATGAGTTTTGACGGAGTGTCCCCCTTTACAAACCCGAAGAACCACTGGGAGGTTCCCTATGCATTGGACAATCTTCGCAAGGCGAAGCTGGGCGTTGTACTTGTCCCAACAGTTATCAAGCACTACAACTTGTCGGAGGTAGGTAAAATAATAGAGTTCGGACTACAAAACAACGACATTGTCCGCGGCGTGAATTTCCAGCCAGTATCTATCGTTGGCAGGATGCCCCGCAAGGAAAGAGACAAAGAAAGAGTAACCATCCCTGATGTTATTAAAAAGATAGAGGAGCAGACAAACGGGCAGATAAGGGAGGAGGACTGGTACCCAGTTCCAAGCGTTGCTCCAATCTCAAGATTTGTAGAAGCTCTAACTGGTAAACCACAGTTAACTCTCACAACTCACTTTGCATGCGGAGCTGCTACATATGTTTTCCAAGACGACGGCGAAATAATACCCATAACCCGGTTCGTGCATGTTGATGAATTCTTCGACTATTTAGACAAGAAGGCTGAAGAGCTTGAGAAAGGAAAGAACAAATACATTGTCATGCTCGACTTGCTTGTAAACCTTAGAAAGTTTGTCGACATGTCTAAGGCTCCTCGGCGCCTACGCGAAGGGAACAAGCTAGTCAAGATGTTCTACAAGATATTCGCAAGACACGACTATAGCAGTCTAGGAGAGTTCCACTACAATGCACTGTTCCTTGGAATGATGCATTTCCAGGACCTGTACAACCACGATGTAGCTAGAGTAATGAGGTGCGACATACACTATATTATGCCGGACGGGAGACAGGTACCCTTCTGCTCATTCAACGTTATCCCGGACCTCTATAGAGACAGAGCCCAGAAAGCATTCTCATATTCATTTGAAGAGTGGGAGAAGATCACAGGAAAGAAGCTAATTGCAGACCACTACAAGAGAAATATAAAGAAACTTATATCAGGCGAGCCCTATAAGAGACACTACTCCAAACTGATAGACATAGACTCTATTCCATACGAGCAACACGTCCTGGCAAGCCAGCGCTTCGGAATCCCCGTTATAGAGGAATAG
- a CDS encoding TFIIB-type zinc ribbon-containing protein, translating into MSQNEVLAELAEKIFGEKAKKIMILLSNHVEISDDEIAKELDMDQAELRKILNDLFEARLVKYRRARDENIGWYKYYWRITDEPLEVLLNDRKRLTLTILEKLLSLEEQAEIYVCPSCGARYSVVEAEDYGYTCPNCGEVLEPYDNSKRIRKIREAIQALKNYEPIASSGS; encoded by the coding sequence ATGAGCCAAAACGAGGTCTTAGCCGAACTCGCAGAAAAAATATTTGGAGAAAAAGCAAAAAAGATAATGATACTTCTCTCAAACCACGTCGAAATATCGGACGACGAAATAGCCAAAGAACTCGACATGGATCAGGCAGAGCTCAGGAAAATTTTAAACGACCTATTCGAGGCAAGACTCGTAAAATACAGGCGTGCAAGGGACGAAAACATTGGATGGTACAAGTATTACTGGCGAATAACAGATGAACCCCTAGAAGTACTACTCAATGATAGGAAAAGGCTTACTCTCACTATTCTAGAAAAGCTTCTCAGCCTCGAGGAACAGGCAGAAATCTATGTTTGCCCGAGCTGTGGGGCGCGCTACTCTGTAGTGGAGGCCGAGGACTATGGCTACACGTGTCCCAACTGTGGAGAAGTCCTGGAGCCATACGATAATTCGAAGAGGATAAGAAAGATCAGAGAAGCCATTCAGGCATTGAAGAACTACGAGCCAATAGCTAGTAGTGGAAGCTAA
- a CDS encoding energy-coupling factor transporter transmembrane component T family protein: MEALRAFKTIKKDSPYDRLDPRTRFFLSTVLAFLAIYSSRLDTQLIVLTCVLILSFMAKRVRVILRGLYGSLFLLVLIFTLNFVFTPNLQGAIYALVMTLRFTTLITSFALFFNSTSPEEIGIALEGVGVPRDFSLLINMSFRFVPTLANDIQIVSDALRSRGLELEKGRLYNRIKNYVYLLVPLIIFEVRRSMMIAEALEARGYGLDVKPTRLVSLKFTWKDYLAIGLALLGTFLLYSFGFL; the protein is encoded by the coding sequence ATGGAGGCACTTCGAGCATTTAAAACGATAAAAAAGGACTCTCCATACGACAGGCTTGACCCTAGGACAAGGTTCTTCCTGAGCACTGTTCTCGCCTTCCTAGCCATATACTCTTCTAGGCTGGACACACAGTTAATAGTGCTAACGTGTGTACTTATCTTGTCCTTTATGGCTAAACGTGTACGAGTCATACTTAGAGGCCTTTATGGCTCCCTTTTCTTACTTGTCCTAATCTTCACGCTGAACTTTGTTTTCACGCCTAATCTTCAGGGAGCAATCTATGCCCTCGTAATGACTCTTCGCTTCACAACGCTCATAACCTCGTTTGCACTTTTCTTCAATTCTACTTCGCCAGAAGAGATTGGAATAGCTCTCGAGGGGGTTGGTGTTCCAAGAGATTTTTCCCTTCTCATAAACATGTCTTTCAGGTTTGTCCCCACACTAGCAAATGACATACAAATAGTCTCGGATGCCTTGAGAAGTCGGGGTCTCGAACTAGAAAAAGGCAGGCTCTATAACAGGATAAAAAACTATGTTTACCTACTTGTTCCCTTAATAATCTTCGAGGTAAGGAGAAGCATGATGATTGCCGAGGCCCTCGAGGCAAGGGGATACGGGCTAGACGTGAAGCCCACGAGGCTTGTTTCTCTAAAGTTCACGTGGAAAGACTACTTGGCTATAGGGCTAGCACTACTGGGGACATTTCTATTATATTCTTTCGGATTCCTTTAA